From the Jeongeupia sp. HS-3 genome, the window AAGCCGCAGCCGGCCAAGCCCAAGACCGAGCCGGCCAAACCGCAGGTCAAGCCGGCCCCCAAGCCGGTGGCAAAAACGACCACCAGCGAAAAGGCACTGCACGACAGCCGCCGGGCCGAACCCGAGCCGGCCGCCGAGCAGGCTGCGCCGGCCGCACCGGCTGCTGCGGTTGAAAAGGCTACCGCACCGGCGGCCGCCGCCGCGCCGGCGGTTGAAACGGCGCCATCGTTCCATGCCAATTATCTTTCCAATCCGCGCCCGGCGTACCCGCCGCAGTCGCGCGCCTTGGGCGAAGAGGGCTCGGTGACGCTGCGCGTGCGCGTCGGCGAAAACGGCTCGGCGATTTCGGTCGAGGTCGCCAAATCGAGTGGCTTCGCGCGGCTTGATGAAGTGGCCAGGAACACGGTGAAGAACCGCTGGAAGTTTGTTCCGGCGAAGAAGGGCAACGAGGCCGTCGTCGGCACGGTGCTGGTGCCGATCGAATTCAAGCTTAATTAACGGATTCCGTATTTCCGCAAAACCCCGTCCGTGAGGGCGGGGTTTTGCATGCCCGTCTCCTAGGATGTTGTCCTAAGAGGCCGGCTGGCCGGTGCTCTCGTACCGGTCACGACATCACCAAAACCAAAATCCAATACCACTGGAGCAATACGTAATGAGGGAAATCAATCGCAGCAAGAGCCCGGTGCGGCATCTTGCCAAGGTGCCTGTGGCGGCCGCATTCGCGTCCGTTCTCGGCGCCGCGCCGCTGGCTTTCGCAGCCGAAGAAGCTGCCGTGCTGGCACCGGTGCAGGTCACCGCCGAGCGCAAGGGCGATCCGAAAGGCACGGCCGACACCTACAACGCGCCGGTCACCACCGTCGGCCGTACCGCACAGGCCGCGCGCGACATTCCGCAGTCGACCACCAGTGTCACGCGCGAAATCATGAACGACCAAGGCGCCAACAACCTCAAGGACGCGCTGCGCAACGTCGCCGGCGTGACCTTCACCGCCGGTGAAAACGGCCGCTCGGGCGACGCGATCTCGCTGCGCGGCTTCTCGGCGACGACCGACCTGTTCCTCGACAATATCCGCGACACCGGCCAGTACAACCGCGACACCTTCAACATCGACCGCGTCGAAGTGCTGCGCGGCCCGTCGTCGATGATCTACGGCCGCGGTTCGACCGGCGGCGTGATCAACCAGGTCAGCAAGACGCCGTTCCAGAGCGATGCCAGTTCGGTGACGCTGGGCGTCGGCACCGAGGACTACTACCGCGTCGAAGCCGACATCAACAAGGGCCTGAGCCCGACGTCCGGCCTGCGCATCAACCTGATGGGCCAGGACAGCGAATCGACCCGTGACGGCGGCGAAGCCAAGCGCTGGGGCGTGGCACCGTCGGTGAGCTTCGGCATCGGCGAGCCGACCGAAGTCACGTTGTCGTACTTCCACATGCAGGAAAACAACATCCCCGACTACGGCGTGCCGTTCCTGCGCGGTACCGACGGTATCGCTCGGCCGCTGCCGGTCGATCCGAACACCTATTACGGCCTGCCGGACTGGGATTACGAAGACACCAAGACCGATGTCCTCACCGCCAAGGTCTCGCACGAGTTCACGCCGGACATCAAGGTGAACAACAGCACCCGTTATGGTCGCTACTGGCGTGAAATCTGGCCGAGCCCGCCGCGCATGGGCGCTGGCGTGACCGCCGCCAACCTGACCGACAATTCGCTGGTGACGCGCTCGCGCAACGGCGGCCGCGAAGGTCTGGATGAAATCCTTACCAACGTCACCGATGCGACGTTCAACTTCAATACCGGCACGATCCGCCATCAGGTGCTCACCGGTCTGGAACTGACGCGCGAAACCTCGGACGCCACCCGTTGGGGCAACGTCGTGGCACCGCCACCGGCGACCGTCGGCAATCCGAACAACCACCCGGCCATGCCGTCGCCGATCAAGAACTACACGACCAATGTGCAGTTCGATTCGAACAACGTCGCCGTGTACGCGCAGGACTTCATTTCGCTGACGTCGCAATGGAAGTTCCTGATCGGCGCGCGCTGGGATTACCTCGACGCCGACTACGACACCAAGAACTTCGCTACCAACACGACGACCAACGTCAAGCGCACCGACAACGAGTGGAGCTGGCGTACCGGCCTGATTTATCAGCCGGACGCGATCCAGTCGTACTACGCGTCGTACGGCACCTCGTTCAACCCGTCGGCCGAGACGTACTCGCTCGATCCGAAGGGCGCCAACACGGATCCTGAGTCCAATCGCAACTACGAAATCGGCGCCAAGTGGGATCTGTTCGAGGGTGATTTGAGCGTGCGCACGGCGCTGTTCCGCACCGAGAAGTACAACGAGCGCAACACCGATCCGCTGGTCAGCGATCGCTATGTGCTGTCGGGCAAGCGCAAGACCGACGGTCTCGAACTCGAAATCGCCGGCCGGATCACCGAGAAGTGGAACGTCTTCGCCGGTGCTGCGTGGATGGATGCGGAAATCACCGAAACCGTGATCGCGGCCGAGAAGGGCAAGACGCCGCTGAACACGCCGGACTACACCGCCAGCCTGTGGACGACCTACCAGATCGACACGTTCTGGAAGGCCGGCTTCGGCGCCAACGCGATTGGTGAGCGTTACGCCAACAACCTCAACACCACCGTGGTGCCGAGCTATGTGCGCTGGGATGCGATGGTCGAGTGGAACTACCGTGACTACAGCGTGCAGCTGAACGTCTACAACCTGTTCGACAAGACCTACTACGACAGCGTTTACGCCGGTCACGTCGTGCCGGGCAATACCCGCTACGCGCATCTGAGCGGTACCTACCGCTTTTAAGTGAAGGGTCTGCGGTTGATATAATCGTAACCATCGCCGCCGCGCTCGCAAGGGTGCGGCGGTTTTTCATTCAAGGATTCCCCATGCTGCTGCACATCCCGAACGTACTCGATCGTGAAACCGCGCTTGCCTGTCGCGAACGCCTCGCCGGCGCCGGCTGGGTCGACGGCCGCATCACCTCGGGGACGCAGTCGGCGCAGGTCAAACGCAATCTGCAACTGCCGACCGAAGACCCGGTCTCGCAGGATGTCGCCAACCTGATCCTGCGCGCGCTGGAGCAAAACGGCATTTTCTTCTCGGCCGCGCTGCCGAAGAAGGTCGTGCCGCCGCAGTTCAACTATCACGAAGGCGGCATGCACTTCGGCAATCACGTCGACAACGCCGTGCGCACCATGCCCGGTAGCGGCGAGTGGGTGCGCACCGATCTGTCGGCGACCCTGTTCTTTACCGATCCGGACGAGTACGACGGTGGTGATCTGGTGATCGAAGACACCTACGGGCTGCACGCGGTCAAGCTTGCCGCCGGCGATCTGATTCTTTATCCGTCGACCAGCCTGCACCGGGTCGAGCCGGTGACTAGCGGCGCGCGCATGGTGGCGTTTTTCTGGGTGCAGAGCATGGTGCGCGACGACGGCCAGCGCGGGCTGTTGTTCGATCTCGACAGCTCGATCCGCGACATTCGCAATCGTCATGGCGAGGATCAGGCGGCGGTCAACCTGACCAATGTGTATCACAACCTGTTGCGGCAATGGGTCGAGGTTTGAGGCCACACAAAATGTTTGCCTGGGGCTTGACGGCGCGATGAATGCTGGGCAAATCGTTGCCATCCTCGCTCATGGCGCTTGCGGTATAATCTGCCGCTTGTTTGCGGAGGACTGACTATGCCGATTTATGCTTACCGCTGCGCGTCCTGTGGTCACGACGGCGAACACATGCAAAAAATGACCGATGCGCTGCTCGTGGAATGCCCGAGCTGCCACGCCTCGACCTATCAAAAACAGTTGACTGCTGCAGGCTTCCAGCTCAAGGGCTCGGGCTACTACGTCACTGATTTCAAGAACAGCGGCAGCCCGGCACCGTCCGGCGCCTGCGGTTCCGGTAACTGTGGTCACGCCCACTAAACGGGCAAACGAGGGTAAATGGCCAGCCTGAAGAAATACCTGCTGACCGGCCTGCTGATCTGGGTGCCGCTGGCGATTACGCTCTGGGTACTGCAACTGATCATCGGCACGATGGACCAGATCGGCACGCTGCTGCCGACGCCGATGCGCCCGGATTACTGGCTGCTGCAGCGCTTGGCCAATGATTTGCCATGGTTCGCCGACAAGCAGGCGATTCCCGGCTTCGGGGTGGTGCTGACCGTGGTCGTGCTGATGGTGACCGGGCTGATTGCCCACAACATCATCGGCCGGCAATTGCTGCGATTTGGCGAGTGGGTGCTCCATCGCATTCCCATCGTCCGCTCGATCTATTCAAGCGTGAAACAGGTGTCGGATACGCTGTTTTCCGACTCCGGCCAAGCTTTCCGTACCGCGGTGCTGGTGCAGTTTCCGCATCAGGGCACATGGGCGGTCGGCTTTGTGACCAGCCAGGTCGGTGGCGAAATCGCCGACAAGCTTGGCCATGAAATGATTTCGGTGTTCGTGCCGACAACGCCGAACCCAACTTCGGGCTTTTTGTTCATGGCGCAAAAATCTGCCGTGCACGAGCTCGATATGAGCGTCGACGAAGCGCTCAAATACGTGATTTCACTCGGCGTGGTCGCACCCAACGGCAAACTTGCCGTCGCGCCGACGGTTGCAGCTCAGCTTGCAGCCTGACTCAATACAATCAAGGATGAAACATTCGATGCGTACCGATTACTGCGGCTTGATCGACCAGCGTTACCTTGGCCAGACGGTCATCATTCAGGGCTGGGCCCATCGTCGTCGTGACCACGGCGGCGTGATCTTCATCGACCTGCGCGACCGTGAAGGTCTGGTGCAAGTGGTGATTGATCCGGATACCCCGGAAGCGTTCAAGCAGGCCGATTCCTCGCGTGGCGAGTACGTACTGCAAATCACCGGCCTCGTGCGTGCACGTCCGGAAGGCACGACCAATGCCAAGATGATCTCCGGCCAGATCGAAATTCTCGCCAAGGACATCGTGATCCTGAACAAGGCCGAAACGCCGCCATTCCAGATCGACGACGAAAACCTCTCCGAGAACGTCCGCCTGACCAACCGCGTGATCGACCTGCGTCGGCCGCAAATGCAGAAGAACCTGCGCCTGCGCTACAAGGTGGCGCTGCTGGTGCGCAACTTCCTCGACACCAAGGGCTTCATCGATATCGAAACACCGATGCTGACGCGCTCGACGCCGGAAGGCGCGCGCGATTATCTGGTGCCGAGCCGCGTGCACGACGGCCTGTTCTTCGCGCTGCCGCAATCGCCGCAACTGTTCAAGCAGCTGCTGATGGTCGCCGGTTTCGATCGTTACTACCAGATTACCAAGTGCTTCCGTGACGAAGACTTGCGTGCCGACCGCCAGCCTGAATTCACCCAGATCGATATTGAAACCTCGTTCCTGAACGAGGACGAGATCATGGCGATCACCGAAGCCATGGCCCAGCATGTGTTCAAGGAAGCCATCGGCGTCGACCTTGGCGCCTTCCCGCGCATGGCCTACGACGATGCGATGTTCTTCTATGGCTCGGACAAGCCCGATCTGCGCGTTGATCTCAAGTTCACCGAACTGACCGATCTGATGAAGACCGAAGAATTCAAGGTCTTCCGTGGTGCTGCCGATATGGACGGCGGCCGTGTGGTCGGCCTGCGCATTCCGGGCGGCGCCAGCCTCAGCCGCAAGGAAATCGACGAATACACCAAGTTTGTCGCGATTTACGGCGCCAAGGGTCTGGCCTACATCAAGGTCAACGACGTGACCAACCTGAGCAATGGCGAGGGTTCGGGCTTGCAGTCGCCGATCGTCAAGAACCTCAGCGAAGCCTGCCTGAGCGAAATCATTGCCCGCACCGGCGCACAAACCGGCGATCTGATTTTCTTTGGCGCCGACAAGCGCAAGATCGTCGATGAAGCGATCGGCGCACTGCGCCTGAAGCTCGGCCACGAGAAGGGCGAAGCCGGCGGTTACTTCACCAAGTCGTGGAAGCCGCTATGGGTTGTGGATTTCCCGATGTTCGAATACGACGAAGACGGCAAACGCTGGAACGCCTGCCACCATCCGTTCACCAGCCCGAAGGTCGAACACCTTGAACTGCTGACGACCAATCCGGGCGCATGCAAGGCACGCGCCTACGACATGGTGCTGAACGGCTGGGAAATGGGTGGCGGTTCGGTGCGTATCCACCAGGCCGATGTGCAATCGACGGTGTTCGATGCACTCGGGATTGGCGAGGAAGAAGCGCAGAACAAGTTCGGCTTCCTGCTCGACAACCTCAAGTTCGGTGCCCCGCCGCACGGTGGCCTGGCCTTCGGCCTTGACCGTCTGGTGACGCTGATGACCGGTGCAGAATCGATCCGTGATGTGATCGCCTTCCCGAAAACCCAGCGGGCCCAGTGCCTGCTGACCAATGCACCGAACGTGGTCGACGAGAAGCAGTTGCGCGAACTGCACATCCGCTTGCGCAATCCAGCACAAACGGTCTGATGGCATAGACAGATTGCAACAGTTGAAAGGCGCCCGGAAGGGCGCCTTTTCCATTGATATATGTTTTCCGGTAGATTAAGCGCATCTTACTAATTGGTTGGGTTGGTGCGATTGATGGACCGGCTAAACAGTCGTATGACTTACCGCTGCGGTCACGCATTGCAGCCCTTGTCGAGCTCGTTTCAGCACAACGAGGCGTATCTGATCCGCGTGGCCTTCACTTGCCCGCATTGCGTTGCCGAAATCAGTCGTCGCGCTGCGCTGGATACACGTGCTTACGTCAACATGCAGCAGATCTCGCCAGGGATGGCCGCCTTCGTGATCGAGGTTAGCCAGACCCATGACGAGCTGGGCAAGCTGTTGGCCGCGATCGGTTATGCCCGGCGAGGCAAATCGCTGGATGAATTGACGCCGGGTATCGAGGTGCTTGAGGAGGACGGTTGCGTCTGGCGCAAGGAAACGTGGTTCGCGACCAATACCGCGCCGCATCATGTGGTTGCGCTGATCCAGCACATCAAGCTTGAAGCCACCTGGCTGGGTAGCTATCTGCCGCGGGAGATGGCCGCCGTGCAGTATTTTGCTTTCCCGGATTAAGCCACGTGAGCTTGGGTTAAAAAAAACGGACAGCCATGGCTGTCCGTTTTCGTTTGGCTTGCTCAGGCCTCGGGGGCGTCGAACTCGGGCGCGTCGAACAGTTGCGCCCACAGCGTTTGCACCGCCGCGATCGATTCGGCAATGGTCGCCAACGTGGCGGCACTCGGTTTGGTGCCATTGAGCCGGCTGGCGTGCTGCATGCGGCGCAGCTCGCGATACGTTGTTTGTGCATGCGCGGCCAGATCCGCCGCGATCAGCCCTTCGCGTGCGGCGCAGCCGAGCAGGGCGATATTACCAAGGTTGCCGGTCAGCTCCTTGACGCTGTGCGCGTACGCCAGAATCAGGAACTGCACGATGAACTCGATGTCGACGATGCCGCCGCGGCAATGCTTGACGTCGTCGATCTTGGCCGGATGTGTGTCCAGCATTCGGTCACGCATCTGCAAGACTTCTTTGCGCAAGGCCGCCACGTCGCGCGGTGTGCGCAGGATGTCGTTTTTCACGGTTTCGAAGGCATCGCCTATCGCCGTTTCGCCGCACACGAAGCGCGCGCGCGTCAGTGCCTGGTGCTCCCAGACCCAGGCCGATTTGCGCTGATATTCGGCAAAGGCTTCGACGCTGGAGACCAGCAGCCCCGATGCGCCATTGGGCCGCAGCCGCAGATCGATATCGTAAAGCAGGCCGGCGGATGTCGGCGTGGTCAGCCAGGTGACGATTTTCTTGGCCAGTCGCGCGTACTGTTCCGGTGCATCCGGGTGCGGGTCGTCGTACAGGAAGACGAGATCCAGATCCGAGCCGTAACCCAGCTCCTTGCCGCCGAGCTTGCCGTAGCCGATGGCGGCGAAATGCGGCGTCTGGGTATGGCGCTTGGGTAGCTCGTGCCAGACTTCCTCGATCGTGACCGCCAGCAGCAGGTCGGCCAAAGCTGACAAGTGATCGGATACCGTTTCCAGCGAGATCAGCCCGGCCAGATCCTGCGCCACCACCCGGAATACCTGGGTGTGCTGGAAATGGCGCAGGCAATCCATCTTGGCCTCGGTATCGTCGCCAAGCTCGGCGATTTCCCGGCGCAGGATTTTGCCCAGCTTTGTCCAGTCTGGCGCCTGATACAGCAGCCGTGCATCGAGCAGTTCGTCGAGCAGGATGGGGTGGCGCGTCAGGTATTCGGAAACCCATGGGCTGGCGCTGTAGAGTTCGGCCAGCCGGTTGAGGGTTTGCGGGTGTTCGGCCAGCAGCGCCAGATAGGATTCGCGCCGGCCGATCGCCTCCAGCAGTCCCAGCAGTCGTGATAGCGTGTCGTCGGGGTTCGGGTAGCCGGCGGCCACGCCGATCAGCGCTGGCAGGATGCTGTCGACGCGCTGGCGGCAACGATCCGGCATTTGCTGATAACGGCTGCTGCTGGCGAACGCGGCCAATTTGCGCGCCATTTCCGTCGCATCGCGAAAGCCCTTGGTGGCGAGGGTGTCGGGCGCCGCATCGCCATCGCGCGCTTGTTGCCAGGCGCCGGCGTCCGCGCCGCCTTGCTGTTCCTGCGGCAGACCGAAAATCTGTTCGAACTGTACGGTAACGCGATCGCGATGCTGTGCCAGCGCGGTGCTGAAGGCCGCCCAGTGGGCGTACCCCATGCTGGTGGCGATACGGGTTTTATCGTCATCGTTCGTTGGCAAGGTCTGCGTTTGCGCATCGTCGATATACATCAAGCGGTGTTCGACATTGCGCAGAAAGGTGTAGGCGCTTTGCAGTTCGGCGACGGCATCGGCCGGTAGCAGCCCTTGCTGGCCGAGCTCGTGGAGAACCGCCCGCGTCGCCCGCTGCGTCAGCGCCTTGACCCGGCCGCCGCGGATCAGCTGGAAGACCTGGCCGATGAATTCGATCTCGCGGATGCCGCCCGGGCCGAGCTTGATGTTGTCGATCCGGTCACGGCGCTGTACTTCGCGGCGGATCTGGCTGTGCAGCTCGCGCATCGACTGATAGGCGCCGTAGTCGAGGTATTTGCGGTACACAAAGGGGCGGATCAGCTGCATCAGCGCCTCGCCGTCGCCGGTCATCGCGCGGCCCTTGATCCACGCGTAGCGTTCCCATTCGCGTCCTTGGGTGATCAGGTAGTTCTCCAGCGCGGCGAACGAGCACACCAGCGGGCCGGAATCACCAAACGGGCGCAGCCGCATGTCGACGCGGAAAACAAAACCGTCTTCGGTCGGATCGTCGATTAGCTGGATCAGTTTCTTGCCGATGCGGGTGAAGTATTCGTGGTTGGTCAGCCGGCTTTGGCCGTCGGTGCTGCCGTCTTCCGGGTAGACGAAGATCAGGTCGATATCGCTGGAGACATTGAGCTCGCATCCTCCCAGCTTGCCCATGCCGACAACGATCAGTTCCTGTATCTCGCCGCTGTCGTCGCCGATGGGCTGGCCGGGGCGGGTTTCATTGTGGCTGGCGAAAGCCAGCGCCTGCTGTACCGCTATTTCGGCCAGATCCGAGATGGTGCGCACCGCTTCATCCAGATCGGCCAGTCCTTCGAGTTCACGCGCGATCAGCCGTGCCATCACCGCTTGGCGCAGCCGGCGCAATCGCCGCTTGAAGGTCGCCTCGTCGTCACCGATGGCGTTGAGCAGTCGCAGTGACATCTCGGCGCGCGTAAACGGCTGGTAGAGATGCTCGGCGGTTTCATCGCCCAGCGCTGGGTGGCGGGTGAAAAGGCGTTGCAGATAGCGGCTGTGTGCCAGTGCCGGGGCCAATGTGCTTGAAATCACAGTATCGCTACTCATGGGGCTGGTCTGTTCGCGTTAGAATCGACGACTGTTTACGCTAGCACAATCGGCCTGCCCCAGGCGTTCCGGCTCCCCCATGTTCGTTGATTTTCGTCGTTTCCCGCCTCTTTTCCGGTATCGGCCCGCCACGGCTGCCCGGTTAGGCGGCCGCGCGTGCTGAGCAGGCTCCCCGGCTGGCTGGTCCGCGTCGTTAAGCCGCTGTACCGGGTACTGCACTGGCATGGCCGCTTGTTGCTGTGGCTGGCGGGTATTGCCTTGGTGCTGCTGGCGCTGGTCGCGGCGGCCTGGCAGTTTTATTTCGTGCCGCGACTGGATGGCTTTCGGCCGCAAATCGTCGCGGCGCTCTCCAGCGCGAGCGGGGTGCCGCTGCAGCTGCAACATATCGCCGGCGGCTGGCGTGGCGGCCGGCCGCGGCTGACCATGGACGGCGTGAGCGTGCTCGACGCCACGGGCACGCCCGCGCTGCAGCTGGCCCGGCTTGATGTCGATCTGACCTGGTGGTCGCTGTTTGCCGGTGAGCTGCATTTCAAAAGCCTGCGGCTGGATGCGCCCAAGGTCGACTTGTCGCGCGACGCCGACGGCCATTTGCATCTGGGCAGCCTGGCGCTGCATACCAGCAAGGACGGCAGCGACAACCGCTTCGTCGACTGGTTGCTCGAGCAAGGCGAGGTCAAGCTCACCGGCGGCGAGCTGCTCTGGACCGATGCGCTCACGCAGACCGGGCCGCAACGTTTTACCGATGTGACCTTCATATTGAGCAACTGGTTGGGTCGTCACCAGGTCCGCCTGGCACTGACGCCGCCGGTTGCGCTGGCGAGCCCGTTGACGCTCACCGGCCGATTTACCGGCAAACGGCTGGCGCAATTGTCCGACTGGCGCGGATCACTCGATCTGCGTCTGGAACGGGCCGATCTTGCCGGGATCTGGGCGCAGATTCCGCAAGCGAAAAGACCGTTTCCGTCACTGGCCGGTCAGGCCGGCGGGCAGCTTTCCTTCGACTTCGCCTCGGGGCGGATTAGCGCGGCGCAAATGAGCGTCAAGGGACAGGACTGGTCGGCGCTGATCAACGACAAGCCGATGACACTGGCCCGTTTTGATGGCCGGCTGGCGTTCGAGCACAGCGCCAAGCTGCGCCGGCTGGATGTCACCATCGCCCGCGCCGATCGCCGTGAAGGTGTGCTATGCACCGGTTGTACGCTGAACTACAGCGAAATCGCCGGGCAGCAACACCGCCTGAGCGCCCGAAACTGGCAGCTCGAGACGCTATCGGCGTATTTGCCGATGCTGCCTGCATCGTGGGTGGAACGGCTGTCGTCGTTGCGCTTGGCCGGTGTACTCAAGGAAGGCGAGCTGGCATGGGGCGGCAAGCGAGATGCACCGGAGAAATACTCGGGGCGGCTGGTGTTGGCCGGGGCGACCGTGGCCGGGCTGGCCGATGTGCCGGGGATCTCCGGGGCCGACGTGTGGCTGCAGTTCGACGAAAACCGTGGTGATCTGCAGCTGACGAGCAAGAAGCTCGGCATCGATTGGGCCGCCGAATTCGCCGAGCCCCTCGTGTTCGACAAGGCCGTACTTGCCGCCAACTGGACCCGTGACGGCAAGGATTGGCGCTTCAAGCTGCCCAAGCTGGCGCTGGCCAATCCCGATATCGAGACGGATCTCAAGGCGACTTATCGCTACAGCGGCGAAGACGCCGGCGATCTGGATCTGAGCGGCACGATCGGCAGGCTGACCGCGCAGCGCGCCTATGCCTATCTGCCGCGCGCCGCTGGTGCCGATACGCTGGTGTGGCTCAAGCGGGCGCTCAAGGCGGGCGAGGGCATGGATGGCAAGGTCACCGTACGCGGGCCGCTGGCGCAATTTCCGTTCGATGGCGATAAAAACGGCATTTTCCAGATCACCGCGCTGGCGCGCGATGTGACGCTTGATTTTGCCGATGGCTGGCCGCCGATCACCGGTATCGACGGCGTGCTCGATTTTCACGGCAACCGCATGGAGATCCATGCCGATCGCGGCGCCCGAATACTCGGCGCGACGCTGGCGCCGGTGAAGGTGGTGATTGCCGATCTGGCGCATACGCCGCTGCTGCAAATCGACGGCGTTGCCGAAGGCAGCACCACCTCGTTTCTGGATTTCGTCAAACAGAGCCCGCTGCACGCACGCGCGGCGGCCTATGTCGATGGACTGAAAGCCGAGGGCAATGGGGTGCTGACGCTGAAACTCGGTGTGCCGCTGATCACTCCGGAGGCGACGCGAGTCGAAGGTCGTTATCGTTTCCGCGAAAACCGTCTCGATTTCGGCGCCGGGGTTCCCTTGCTGACCCGGGCCGGTGGCGAATTCGGTTTTACCGAAGATCGCTTCGATCTGCGCGATACCCGCGCGCAGGTCCTGGGTGGCGAGAGCGTCGTAGCGGGCGCCACCGGCAAGGATGGCAGACTGCACCTGCAACTGGATGGGCAGGTGCAACTCGCCGAGGTGGCGCGGCGTTATCTGGCACCGATCAGTGCAAGCATCAAGGGGCAGGTGCCATACCGCGGCCAGCTTGATCTGGGCGACGATGGCTACATGCTGGCGCTGCAATCG encodes:
- a CDS encoding YhdP family protein, whose translation is MLSRLPGWLVRVVKPLYRVLHWHGRLLLWLAGIALVLLALVAAAWQFYFVPRLDGFRPQIVAALSSASGVPLQLQHIAGGWRGGRPRLTMDGVSVLDATGTPALQLARLDVDLTWWSLFAGELHFKSLRLDAPKVDLSRDADGHLHLGSLALHTSKDGSDNRFVDWLLEQGEVKLTGGELLWTDALTQTGPQRFTDVTFILSNWLGRHQVRLALTPPVALASPLTLTGRFTGKRLAQLSDWRGSLDLRLERADLAGIWAQIPQAKRPFPSLAGQAGGQLSFDFASGRISAAQMSVKGQDWSALINDKPMTLARFDGRLAFEHSAKLRRLDVTIARADRREGVLCTGCTLNYSEIAGQQHRLSARNWQLETLSAYLPMLPASWVERLSSLRLAGVLKEGELAWGGKRDAPEKYSGRLVLAGATVAGLADVPGISGADVWLQFDENRGDLQLTSKKLGIDWAAEFAEPLVFDKAVLAANWTRDGKDWRFKLPKLALANPDIETDLKATYRYSGEDAGDLDLSGTIGRLTAQRAYAYLPRAAGADTLVWLKRALKAGEGMDGKVTVRGPLAQFPFDGDKNGIFQITALARDVTLDFADGWPPITGIDGVLDFHGNRMEIHADRGARILGATLAPVKVVIADLAHTPLLQIDGVAEGSTTSFLDFVKQSPLHARAAAYVDGLKAEGNGVLTLKLGVPLITPEATRVEGRYRFRENRLDFGAGVPLLTRAGGEFGFTEDRFDLRDTRAQVLGGESVVAGATGKDGRLHLQLDGQVQLAEVARRYLAPISASIKGQVPYRGQLDLGDDGYMLALQSPLTQAAIDLPAPLGKRAGENRLLRLSLAGDHEGSKIDFGYGYLLAGAVRLPANAAASGQIVLGGGNAPAPIKPGFVVSGVWPAVDVQAWSQVAMRDGSDNAPLALSGDVAFARLSGWGQQLNEVKIKFGGSGANWRGEVNAREVAGKLAWDGSGNGKINAQLGRLALPLNETAAVAAQPSVQTVASGARKLPALDITVGDLRYKALQLGRMAIAATQQGDEWRLNKVELVNPDLTLSMNGIWRQGANNHVVGRIDASTPSAGNLLGRLGYPDTVRRAPAKFSGELGWEGSLFPPDLHTLKGTVTLDVDAGQFAKIDPGVARFLSVLSLQTLSRRVQFDFRDVFSSGFEFDGITGHAQIDKGIARTEDLIIAGPAAQVLFRGNANFVAGTQNLRVRIVPVIGDAVAIATGIINPIAGVAAFLLQRVFKDPLGQLVAYEYDITGSMSDPRIQRTQQNSIERLHNVEQGMRR